A region from the Linepithema humile isolate Giens D197 chromosome 1, Lhum_UNIL_v1.0, whole genome shotgun sequence genome encodes:
- the Pdp1 gene encoding thyrotroph embryonic factor isoform X11 yields the protein MSCAMEYQQLAPPPVPAGVLHTQAHHPQHQQQQQQQQPVQQQQHPHIVVAPAHQQPQSQQPPPPPLPPTSHSHQVHPPLPPIHDDSTSSRWSQYQHLWRQHHVYMNGKQGKDGPEEKKDADGELWGNVEAQAAFLGPNLWDKTLPYDADLKVLNHYVDLDEFLSENGIPVDGVAGGGQGTMQSSQLHKINNTEAAGHQGPAGLHLEPVTKRERSPSPSECCSPDTLNPPSPADSTLSMASSGRDFDPRTRAFSDEELKPQPMIKKSRKQFVPDDLKDDKYWARRRKNNMAAKRSRDARRMKENQIALRAGFLEKENMGLRQELDRLKNENMLLRDKLSKYTDV from the exons ATGAGCTGCGCTATGGAGTATCAACAATTGGCGCCACCACCGGTACCAGCTGGAGTGTTGCACACCCAGGCGCATCATCCTCAgcatcagcagcagcagcagcagcagcagccggtgcagcagcaacagcatcCGCACATCGTCGTCGCGCCGGCTCATCAGCAGCCGCAATCGCAGCAGCCACCGCCGCCACCCCTGCCGCCGACTTCTCACAGTCATCAGGTACACCCGCCGCTACCACCCATTCACGACGACAGCACCAGTTCCAGGTGGTCTCAGTATCAGCATTTATGGAGGCAGCATCATGTTTACATGAACG ggaAACAAGGTAAAGACGGACCAGAGGAAAAGAAAGATGCCGACGGCGAGCTTTGGGGCAACGTGGAAGCGCAGGCCGCCTTCCTCGGTCCTAATCTCTGGGACAAAACTCTGCCCTACGATGCCGACCTGAAGGTATTAAACCAT TACGTCGATCTCGATGAATTTCTATCCGAAAATGGCATCCCCGTCGACGGAGTGGCCGGTGGCGGACAGGGCACCATGCAAAGTAGCCAGCTTCATAAAATCAACAACACCGAAGCCGCCGGACATCAGGGACCAGCGGGTCTTCACCTAGAACCAGTTACCAAGCGCGAGAGATCACCATCGCCGAGCGAATGTTGTTCGCCGGACACCCTGAACCCACCCTCTCCCGCGGACTCCA CGCTCTCGATGGCCTCATCGGGGCGAGACTTCGATCCACGTACCCGGGCCTTCTCTGATGAGGAGCTCAAACCTCAACCTATGATCAAGAAATCGCGGAAGCAG TTCGTTCCGGATGACTTGAAGGATGACAAATACTGGGCGCGTCGCAGGAAGAATAACATGGCAGCGAAACGCTCGCGGGACGCGCGCCGCATGAAGGAGAACCAGATAGCACTCAGGGCCGGCTTCCTCGAGAAAGAG aacATGGGCCTGCGGCAGGAGTTAGACCGGTTAAAAAACGAGAACATGTTGCTGCGCGACAAATTGAGCAAGTACACGGACGTCTAA
- the Pdp1 gene encoding hepatic leukemia factor isoform X6, translating into MSCAMEYQQLAPPPVPAGVLHTQAHHPQHQQQQQQQQPVQQQQHPHIVVAPAHQQPQSQQPPPPPLPPTSHSHQVHPPLPPIHDDSTSSRWSQYQHLWRQHHVYMNGKQGKDGPEEKKDADGELWGNVEAQAAFLGPNLWDKTLPYDADLKVLNHYVDLDEFLSENGIPVDGVAGGGQGTMQSSQLHKINNTEAAGHQGPAGLHLEPVTKRERSPSPSECCSPDTLNPPSPADSNSEDSSRIQYGLSLVALSMASSGRDFDPRTRAFSDEELKPQPMIKKSRKQFVPDDLKDDKYWARRRKNNMAAKRSRDARRMKENQIALRAGFLEKEVSFPTAGNSKPLHRWMKIYQCNYFNMGLRQELDRLKNENMLLRDKLSKYTDV; encoded by the exons ATGAGCTGCGCTATGGAGTATCAACAATTGGCGCCACCACCGGTACCAGCTGGAGTGTTGCACACCCAGGCGCATCATCCTCAgcatcagcagcagcagcagcagcagcagccggtgcagcagcaacagcatcCGCACATCGTCGTCGCGCCGGCTCATCAGCAGCCGCAATCGCAGCAGCCACCGCCGCCACCCCTGCCGCCGACTTCTCACAGTCATCAGGTACACCCGCCGCTACCACCCATTCACGACGACAGCACCAGTTCCAGGTGGTCTCAGTATCAGCATTTATGGAGGCAGCATCATGTTTACATGAACG ggaAACAAGGTAAAGACGGACCAGAGGAAAAGAAAGATGCCGACGGCGAGCTTTGGGGCAACGTGGAAGCGCAGGCCGCCTTCCTCGGTCCTAATCTCTGGGACAAAACTCTGCCCTACGATGCCGACCTGAAGGTATTAAACCAT TACGTCGATCTCGATGAATTTCTATCCGAAAATGGCATCCCCGTCGACGGAGTGGCCGGTGGCGGACAGGGCACCATGCAAAGTAGCCAGCTTCATAAAATCAACAACACCGAAGCCGCCGGACATCAGGGACCAGCGGGTCTTCACCTAGAACCAGTTACCAAGCGCGAGAGATCACCATCGCCGAGCGAATGTTGTTCGCCGGACACCCTGAACCCACCCTCTCCCGCGGACTCCA ATTCCGAGGACTCCTCGCGAATACAATATGGCTTGTCTCTTGTAGCGCTCTCGATGGCCTCATCGGGGCGAGACTTCGATCCACGTACCCGGGCCTTCTCTGATGAGGAGCTCAAACCTCAACCTATGATCAAGAAATCGCGGAAGCAG TTCGTTCCGGATGACTTGAAGGATGACAAATACTGGGCGCGTCGCAGGAAGAATAACATGGCAGCGAAACGCTCGCGGGACGCGCGCCGCATGAAGGAGAACCAGATAGCACTCAGGGCCGGCTTCCTCGAGAAAGAGGTGAGTTTTCCCACGGCTGGGAATTCGAAACCGCTACACAGGTGGATGAAGATCTAccaatgcaattatttt aacATGGGCCTGCGGCAGGAGTTAGACCGGTTAAAAAACGAGAACATGTTGCTGCGCGACAAATTGAGCAAGTACACGGACGTCTAA
- the Pdp1 gene encoding thyrotroph embryonic factor isoform X13, whose protein sequence is MSDKDRSSPTLVENSLKSLLDQPSIFPLIGKQGKDGPEEKKDADGELWGNVEAQAAFLGPNLWDKTLPYDADLKVLNHYVDLDEFLSENGIPVDGVAGGGQGTMQSSQLHKINNTEAAGHQGPAGLHLEPVTKRERSPSPSECCSPDTLNPPSPADSNSEDSSRIQYGLSLVALSMASSGRDFDPRTRAFSDEELKPQPMIKKSRKQFVPDDLKDDKYWARRRKNNMAAKRSRDARRMKENQIALRAGFLEKEVSFPTAGNSKPLHRWMKIYQCNYFNMGLRQELDRLKNENMLLRDKLSKYTDV, encoded by the exons ggaAACAAGGTAAAGACGGACCAGAGGAAAAGAAAGATGCCGACGGCGAGCTTTGGGGCAACGTGGAAGCGCAGGCCGCCTTCCTCGGTCCTAATCTCTGGGACAAAACTCTGCCCTACGATGCCGACCTGAAGGTATTAAACCAT TACGTCGATCTCGATGAATTTCTATCCGAAAATGGCATCCCCGTCGACGGAGTGGCCGGTGGCGGACAGGGCACCATGCAAAGTAGCCAGCTTCATAAAATCAACAACACCGAAGCCGCCGGACATCAGGGACCAGCGGGTCTTCACCTAGAACCAGTTACCAAGCGCGAGAGATCACCATCGCCGAGCGAATGTTGTTCGCCGGACACCCTGAACCCACCCTCTCCCGCGGACTCCA ATTCCGAGGACTCCTCGCGAATACAATATGGCTTGTCTCTTGTAGCGCTCTCGATGGCCTCATCGGGGCGAGACTTCGATCCACGTACCCGGGCCTTCTCTGATGAGGAGCTCAAACCTCAACCTATGATCAAGAAATCGCGGAAGCAG TTCGTTCCGGATGACTTGAAGGATGACAAATACTGGGCGCGTCGCAGGAAGAATAACATGGCAGCGAAACGCTCGCGGGACGCGCGCCGCATGAAGGAGAACCAGATAGCACTCAGGGCCGGCTTCCTCGAGAAAGAGGTGAGTTTTCCCACGGCTGGGAATTCGAAACCGCTACACAGGTGGATGAAGATCTAccaatgcaattatttt aacATGGGCCTGCGGCAGGAGTTAGACCGGTTAAAAAACGAGAACATGTTGCTGCGCGACAAATTGAGCAAGTACACGGACGTCTAA